The following coding sequences lie in one Salvelinus fontinalis isolate EN_2023a chromosome 21, ASM2944872v1, whole genome shotgun sequence genomic window:
- the LOC129818407 gene encoding regulator of G-protein signaling 7-binding protein B-like has protein sequence MCSAPNGRINRPRSAANIFQLGKPPQRDPERRESTESARKAQRAVGDCRMTVQEFNTLVALYREQVISIGEISADCPSLRAVLHRTRTKGCAMAQAAHQNLTVISGSGPEDGEIHPEICRLFIQLQCCLEMFITEMLKSMCLLGVLQLHRKGKDSYPEPRLDFKMDESSDVPILEERSSSPVDYQHESWLVCTDIENIERDMREMRNLLSKLRETMPLPLKNQDDSSLLNLTQYPLVRQRKRRFSGFCCLVSG, from the exons ATGTGTTCTGCACCGAACGGGCGCATTAACCGCCCCAGATCCGCAGCGAACATTTTCCAGCTCGGCAAACCACCGCAGAGGGACCCCGAGCGCCGGGAGAGCACCGAGAGCGCGCGGAAAGCCCAGCGGGCCGTAGGCGACTGTAGGATG ACTGTCCAAGAATTCAACACTCTAGTGGCGCTGTACCGAGAACAGGTCATCTCTATTGGGGAGATTTCTGCCGATTGTCCCTCTTTACGGGCCGTGCTGCACCGTACCAGGACCAAAGGATGCGCTATGGCTCAAGCTGCTCATCAGAACCTCACCGTGATATCTGGGTCTGG GCCAGAGGATGGGGAGATCCACCCAGAGATCTGCCGGCTCTTCATCCAGTTGCAGTGCTGCCTGGAGATGTTCATCACGGAGATGCTCAAGTCCATGTGTCTATTGGGGGTACTGCAGCTCCACAGGAAAG GAAAGGATTCGTACCCGGAGCCCAGGCTGGACTTCAAGATGGATGAGAGTTCTGATGTACCCATCCTGGAGGAGCGCTCCTCCTCACCTGTGGACTACCAACATGAGTCCTGGCTGGTGTGCACCGATATTGAAAACATAGAGAG GGACATGCGAGAGATGAGAAACCTACTCAGCAAACTTAGGGAGACCATGCCTTTACCACTAAAAAACCAAG atgacagcaGTCTGCTGAATCTCACTCAATACCCACTAGTCAGGCAGAGGAAGAGGCGCTTCTCTGGGTTCTGCTGCCTGGTGTCTGGCTGA